A single genomic interval of Streptomyces sp. BA2 harbors:
- a CDS encoding type II secretion system F family protein yields the protein MSVAGVAAAVCAGSAAWLVVGRDRGRRRTRAVLVGGGEAEPVASAWRRAVGRAGSRMRHEWWALAGGAVVALLGDSVLPLVLGAAGVPLIRRVRRGRDARLESERRATAVIALCGALAGEVRAGRQPGEALRAAAVDRGLGLGLGEARAGVLAAARFGGDVPGALEEAAREPGARGLVGLAACWRVAVDRGAGLAAGLERLEGALRAERDQRSDLRAQLAGARSTAVMLAGLPVLGLLMGSALGAAPLRVLLHTGAGLGCLAVGGALEGVGVWWALRIVRGAEER from the coding sequence ATGAGTGTGGCGGGGGTGGCGGCGGCAGTGTGTGCGGGAAGCGCGGCCTGGCTGGTGGTCGGGCGGGACCGAGGACGCCGGCGGACGCGGGCGGTGCTCGTGGGCGGCGGCGAGGCCGAGCCGGTGGCTTCGGCGTGGCGGAGGGCGGTGGGCCGCGCGGGCAGCCGGATGCGGCACGAGTGGTGGGCTCTGGCGGGCGGCGCGGTGGTCGCGCTGCTCGGGGATTCGGTACTGCCGCTGGTCCTGGGAGCGGCCGGGGTGCCGCTGATACGGCGCGTACGGCGAGGCAGGGACGCGCGGCTGGAAAGCGAGCGCCGGGCCACCGCGGTGATCGCGTTGTGCGGGGCGCTCGCGGGAGAGGTGCGGGCCGGGCGGCAGCCGGGAGAGGCACTGCGGGCCGCGGCGGTCGACCGGGGCCTCGGCCTCGGGCTCGGCGAGGCGCGGGCCGGCGTGCTGGCGGCGGCGCGGTTCGGCGGGGATGTTCCGGGGGCGCTTGAGGAGGCGGCGCGGGAGCCGGGGGCGCGGGGTCTTGTGGGGCTCGCGGCGTGCTGGCGGGTGGCGGTGGACCGCGGTGCGGGGCTCGCGGCGGGGCTTGAGCGGCTGGAGGGCGCGCTGCGGGCGGAGCGGGATCAACGGTCCGATCTTCGGGCCCAGTTGGCGGGAGCTCGGTCGACGGCGGTGATGCTCGCGGGGCTGCCGGTCCTCGGACTGCTCATGGGGAGCGCGCTGGGTGCGGCGCCCCTGCGGGTGTTGCTGCACACCGGGGCGGGGCTCGGGTGCCTGGCGGTGGGCGGGGCGTTGGAGGGGGTCGGCGTGTGGTGGGCGCTGCGGATCGTACGAGGGGCGGAGGAGCGATGA
- a CDS encoding type II secretion system F family protein: MNHVVQELGVTVWGAVAVLWLMSAALAARRERAVRGRSGVVLGVADRLPGGSRRQWFRWRGAVRGWAAVAGAVSAGWVLVGGVPGCLVGLGAGYGVWRWWRGRGARVAEFDAVEAARQLPLAADLLAACVAAGAGPVVAAQAVGDALKGPVGERLGQGAAEVRLGGEPADAWRRLGAIPGAGALARLLERAGDSGAPAAEPVARLAADCRAERGRMATAAARRAGVLMTAPVGLCFLPAFIAVGVLPVVIGLAGGLLSGI, translated from the coding sequence ATGAACCACGTTGTCCAGGAGCTGGGGGTGACCGTGTGGGGTGCGGTGGCCGTGCTGTGGCTGATGTCGGCTGCCCTTGCGGCGCGGCGTGAACGGGCGGTGCGGGGGCGTTCAGGGGTCGTACTGGGGGTGGCGGACCGGCTGCCAGGGGGCTCGCGGAGGCAGTGGTTCCGGTGGCGGGGCGCGGTGCGGGGGTGGGCGGCGGTGGCCGGGGCGGTGAGTGCCGGGTGGGTGCTGGTGGGCGGGGTTCCGGGGTGCCTGGTGGGGTTGGGTGCCGGGTACGGGGTGTGGCGTTGGTGGCGGGGGCGGGGCGCTCGCGTCGCCGAGTTCGACGCGGTGGAGGCGGCTCGGCAACTTCCCTTGGCAGCGGACCTGTTGGCGGCCTGCGTCGCTGCGGGGGCCGGGCCCGTCGTGGCCGCTCAGGCGGTCGGCGATGCCCTGAAGGGGCCTGTCGGGGAGCGGCTCGGGCAGGGGGCCGCGGAGGTGCGGCTCGGCGGTGAACCAGCCGACGCGTGGCGGAGGCTGGGCGCGATACCGGGCGCGGGAGCACTGGCTCGCCTCCTTGAGCGGGCGGGGGACTCGGGGGCTCCGGCGGCGGAGCCGGTGGCGCGCCTCGCCGCTGACTGCCGGGCGGAGCGGGGGCGCATGGCCACTGCGGCGGCGCGCAGGGCCGGAGTTCTGATGACGGCGCCGGTGGGGCTGTGCTTCTTGCCCGCGTTCATCGCGGTGGGAGTGCTGCCCGTGGTGATCGGCCTGGCGGGTGGGTTGTTGAGCGGCATCTGA
- a CDS encoding TadE family type IV pilus minor pilin: MSSSEGARGGRGRCGDRGFVTAEAAVVLPTLVLFTMALVWALLTASAQIQCVDAARAGARAMARQDPESAAVAAARQAAPRGAEVAVRRDGDLVRVEVVADSPGPEALGLGLRVRSEAVALAEETVGVGA, encoded by the coding sequence ATGTCCAGTTCTGAGGGGGCGCGGGGCGGCCGGGGCCGTTGTGGGGACCGGGGGTTCGTGACGGCTGAGGCGGCCGTGGTGCTGCCCACGCTGGTGCTGTTCACGATGGCGCTGGTCTGGGCGTTGCTGACCGCCTCCGCGCAGATCCAGTGCGTGGACGCGGCGCGGGCCGGGGCGCGCGCGATGGCCCGGCAGGACCCCGAGAGCGCGGCGGTGGCGGCGGCTCGGCAGGCGGCGCCGCGTGGAGCGGAGGTGGCCGTGCGGCGTGACGGCGACCTGGTGCGGGTGGAGGTCGTGGCGGACTCGCCGGGTCCTGAGGCACTGGGGCTCGGGCTGCGGGTGCGGTCGGAGGCGGTGGCGTTGGCGGAGGAGACGGTGGGGGTGGGCGCATGA
- a CDS encoding DEAD/DEAH box helicase, with protein sequence MAFNHLQAGVHDALGPLSIPPVTHSVPMANFSPPGGPSTGAPVRTSPRTVLDRLTAGPSRASRVTHTEHLPPREARYAVWPDRIRSEVVAAVQSAGIEHPWAHQALAAEHALDGESVIVATGTASGKSLAYLTPVLSALLDGSEAPNGRGATALYLAPTKALAADQRRAVRELAAPLGNAVRPAVYDGDTPVEEREWVRQYANYVLTNPDMLHRGILPSHPRWSSFLRALRYVVIDECHTYRGVFGSHVAQVLRRLRRLCARYGSDPVFLLASATSADPAIAAERLTGLPVKEVADDASPRGDLVFALWEPPLTDLHGEKGAPVRRTATAETADLLTDLAVQGVRSVAFVRSRRGAELIAVIAQERLAEVDRSLARRVAAYRGGYLPEERRALERALHSGELLGLAATTALELGVDVSGLDAVIICGYPGTRASLWQQAGRAGRSGQGALAILVARDDPLDTYLVHHPEALFDQPVESTVLDPDNPYVLAPHLCAAAAELPLTDDDLALFGPAAEDLLPQLEAAKLLRRRTKAWHWTRRERAADLTDIRGEGGKPIQIVEEGTGRLLGTVDESAAHTAVHEGAVHLHQGRTYLVRRLDLEDSVALVEEAGPPYSTTARDTTAISILETDTEIPWGSGRLCYGSVEVTNQVVSFLRRKLITGEVLGETKLDLPPRTLRTRAVWWTVTEDQLDAARVNPEILGGALHAAEHASIGMLPLFATCDRWDIGGVSVPLHPDTLLPTVFVYDGHPGGAGFAERAFHTAREWLTATRQAIASCECEAGCPSCIQSPKCGNGNDPLHKRGAIRLLTTLLKDAPTP encoded by the coding sequence ATGGCATTCAATCACTTACAGGCAGGCGTGCACGACGCCTTGGGACCATTGTCCATCCCGCCAGTGACACACTCGGTGCCGATGGCCAACTTTTCTCCGCCGGGAGGACCCTCCACGGGCGCCCCGGTACGCACGTCTCCACGGACGGTCCTGGACCGGCTCACCGCGGGGCCGAGCCGTGCTTCGCGCGTCACTCATACGGAGCACTTGCCCCCGCGCGAGGCTCGATATGCAGTCTGGCCTGATCGCATCCGTTCGGAAGTCGTCGCCGCGGTCCAATCGGCCGGGATCGAGCATCCCTGGGCCCACCAGGCACTCGCCGCCGAGCACGCCCTGGACGGCGAGTCGGTCATCGTCGCCACCGGCACCGCCTCGGGAAAGTCGCTGGCGTACCTCACGCCCGTGCTCTCGGCCCTCCTGGACGGCTCGGAGGCCCCGAACGGCCGCGGCGCGACCGCGCTGTACCTGGCCCCGACGAAGGCGTTGGCCGCCGACCAGCGCCGCGCCGTGCGCGAGCTCGCCGCGCCGCTGGGCAACGCGGTCCGCCCCGCCGTGTACGACGGCGACACCCCCGTCGAAGAACGCGAATGGGTACGTCAGTACGCCAACTACGTCCTGACCAATCCCGACATGCTGCACCGCGGGATACTCCCGTCCCACCCCCGCTGGTCCTCCTTCCTGCGCGCCCTGCGCTATGTCGTCATCGACGAGTGCCACACCTACCGCGGCGTCTTCGGCTCGCACGTCGCCCAGGTCCTGCGCCGCCTGCGCCGCCTCTGCGCCCGCTACGGCTCCGACCCCGTCTTCCTCCTCGCCTCCGCCACCTCCGCCGACCCCGCCATCGCCGCGGAACGCCTCACCGGGCTCCCGGTGAAGGAGGTCGCCGACGACGCCTCACCCCGCGGCGACCTCGTCTTCGCCCTCTGGGAACCCCCGCTCACCGATCTCCACGGCGAGAAGGGTGCCCCCGTCCGCCGCACCGCCACCGCCGAGACGGCGGACCTCCTGACCGACCTGGCCGTCCAGGGCGTCCGCTCAGTCGCCTTCGTACGGTCCCGGCGCGGCGCCGAGCTGATCGCGGTGATCGCCCAGGAACGCCTCGCCGAGGTCGACCGCTCCCTCGCCCGCCGCGTGGCCGCCTACCGGGGTGGATATCTCCCCGAGGAACGCCGCGCCCTGGAGCGGGCCCTGCACTCCGGGGAACTCCTCGGCCTCGCGGCCACCACCGCCCTCGAACTCGGCGTGGACGTCTCCGGGTTGGACGCCGTGATCATCTGCGGCTATCCGGGGACCCGCGCCTCGCTCTGGCAACAGGCGGGGCGTGCGGGACGCTCCGGGCAGGGCGCGCTGGCCATCCTCGTCGCCCGCGACGACCCGCTGGACACGTATCTCGTCCACCACCCCGAAGCGCTGTTCGACCAGCCGGTGGAGTCGACGGTCCTCGACCCCGACAATCCGTACGTCCTCGCGCCCCACCTCTGCGCGGCCGCCGCGGAACTCCCGCTCACGGACGACGACTTGGCGCTCTTCGGCCCGGCCGCCGAGGACCTGCTCCCGCAGCTGGAGGCCGCGAAGCTGCTGCGCCGCCGCACGAAGGCCTGGCACTGGACCCGCAGGGAGCGGGCGGCCGACCTCACCGACATCCGCGGCGAGGGCGGGAAGCCCATCCAGATCGTCGAGGAGGGCACGGGGCGGCTGCTCGGCACCGTCGACGAGTCCGCCGCGCACACCGCCGTCCACGAGGGCGCGGTCCACCTCCACCAGGGCCGCACGTATCTCGTGCGCCGCCTTGACCTGGAGGACTCGGTCGCCCTGGTCGAGGAGGCCGGTCCGCCGTACTCCACGACCGCCCGCGACACGACGGCCATCTCCATCCTGGAAACGGACACCGAGATCCCCTGGGGCTCGGGCCGCCTCTGCTACGGCTCCGTCGAGGTCACCAACCAGGTCGTCTCCTTCCTGCGCCGCAAGCTGATCACCGGCGAGGTGCTCGGCGAGACCAAGCTGGATCTGCCGCCCCGCACGCTGCGCACCCGCGCGGTCTGGTGGACGGTCACCGAGGACCAGCTGGACGCCGCCCGCGTCAATCCGGAGATCCTCGGCGGCGCCCTGCACGCCGCCGAGCACGCCTCCATCGGCATGCTGCCGCTCTTCGCGACCTGCGACCGGTGGGACATCGGCGGCGTCTCCGTGCCGCTGCATCCGGACACGCTCCTGCCGACCGTCTTCGTGTACGACGGCCACCCCGGCGGGGCGGGCTTCGCCGAGCGGGCCTTCCACACGGCCCGCGAATGGCTGACCGCCACCCGCCAGGCCATCGCCTCCTGCGAGTGCGAGGCCGGCTGCCCCTCCTGCATCCAGTCCCCGAAATGCGGCAACGGCAACGACCCCCTGCACAAACGCGGCGCGATCCGCCTCCTCACCACCCTCCTCAAGGACGCCCCCACCCCCTGA
- a CDS encoding DUF4244 domain-containing protein → MWGQLCARALRRKARAVQGDAGMVTSEYAMGLIAAVGFAGLLYKVVTSGQVKAALQAVVEKALDVQF, encoded by the coding sequence ATGTGGGGACAGCTGTGTGCACGGGCACTGCGGCGCAAGGCGCGTGCGGTGCAAGGGGACGCGGGGATGGTCACTTCGGAGTACGCGATGGGACTGATCGCGGCGGTGGGGTTCGCCGGACTGCTCTACAAGGTGGTGACGAGCGGGCAGGTCAAGGCCGCGTTGCAGGCCGTCGTGGAGAAGGCGCTCGATGTCCAGTTCTGA
- the bldG gene encoding anti-sigma factor antagonist BldG yields the protein MDLSLSTRTVGDRTVVEVGGEIDVYTAPKLREQLVELVNDGSFHLVVDMEGVDFLDSTGLGVLVGGLKRVRAHEGSLRLVCNQERILKIFRITGLTKVFPIHTSVEEAVAATD from the coding sequence GTGGACCTGTCCCTGTCGACCCGTACCGTCGGCGATCGTACGGTCGTCGAGGTCGGTGGCGAAATCGATGTTTATACCGCGCCCAAGTTGCGCGAACAGTTGGTCGAGTTGGTGAACGACGGCAGTTTCCACCTGGTCGTCGACATGGAGGGCGTGGACTTCCTCGACTCCACCGGGCTCGGCGTGCTGGTCGGCGGCCTGAAGCGGGTGCGTGCCCATGAGGGCTCGCTGCGCCTGGTCTGCAACCAGGAACGTATTTTGAAGATCTTCCGCATCACCGGCCTGACCAAGGTGTTCCCCATTCACACCTCGGTCGAGGAAGCGGTCGCGGCCACCGACTGA